A region of Clarias gariepinus isolate MV-2021 ecotype Netherlands chromosome 25, CGAR_prim_01v2, whole genome shotgun sequence DNA encodes the following proteins:
- the them6 gene encoding protein THEM6-like isoform X1 yields the protein MDDLLLWMLAILLILFCFLDVWYYLRFAAVLLRAWFLSPVFDITAEQALGGHVLLHDIDMCHMNNARYLRECDFSRISLYARNGVLKATRALGATMVVGATTVRYRRPLCVGEKFELRTRIVTWDEKAFYLEQRFVSNKDGMVAAVMFCKQNVVRSSPDKILQHLCKRKVEVPEFPEELQHWISFITASSQALKAESGLEKKGE from the exons AT GGACGACCTCTTGTTATGGATGTTGGCCATCCTGCTGATCCTCTTCTGCTTCTTGGATGTGTGGTACTACCTTCGCTTTGCGGCCGTCCTACTCCGAGCCTGGTTTCTCTCTCCGGTGTTTGACATCACGGCGGAGCAGGCCCTCGGAGGCCACGTGCTTCTCCACGACATCGACATGTGCCACATGAACAACGCACGCTACCTGCGCGAGTGCGACTTCTCCCGCATCTCCCTGTACGCCCGAAACGGCGTCCTGAAGGCCACGAGGGCCCTGGGGGCCACCATGGTGGTGGGCGCCACCACCGTGCGCTACAGACGGCCCCTGTGCGTGGGCGAAAAGTTCGAGCTGCGCACGCGTATCGTCACATGGGACGAGAAGGCGTTCTATCTCGAGCAGCGCTTCGTGTCCAATAAGGATGGAATGGTGGCAGCCGTGATGTTCTGCAAACAGAACGTGGTGCGGAGCAGCCCAGATAAAATCCTCCAGCACCTCTGCAAGAGGAAG GTTGAAGTTCCCGAGTTTCCAGAGGAGCTGCAGCACTGGATCAGCTTCATAACAGCAAGCAGCCAGGCTTTAAAGGCCGAGAGCGGACTGGAGAAGAAAGGCGAATGA
- the si:ch73-52e5.2 gene encoding protein THEM6 — translation MLLWVLLSLLVLFSTIDFWYFVRGAWAVLKYLFQAPIRDVLAEQVVQGRVLPHDIDYMGHMNNSRYLRECDFARLSYYTRNGMYKAYHTLGARMVVGALTIRYRRSLELGEAFELRSRIVAWDEKSFFMEQRFVSKSDGFISAVLLCRQNITRSTPEEVLQHICKRKVECPEITEDLQHWINFISASSQALRAECGLDEKTK, via the exons ATGCTGCTGTGGGTTCTGCTCAGCTTGCTGGTGCTGTTCAGTACCATTGACTTCTGGTACTTCGTACGAGGAGCATGGGCGGTCCTGAAGTACCTGTTTCAGGCCCCGATCCGAGATGTGTTGGCCGAGCAGGTCGTCCAAGGCCGGGTGCTGCCCCATGATATCGATTACATGGGCCACATGAACAACTCCCGCTATCTGAGGGAGTGCGACTTCGCCAGACTCTCCTATTACACGCGCAACGGGATGTACAAGGCTTATCACACGCTCGGCGCCAGGATGGTGGTCGGGGCCTTGACCATCCGCTACCGGCGCTCGCTCGAACTCGGAGAGGCGTTCGAGCTGCGCAGCCGCATCGTGGCCTGGGACGAGAAGTCCTTCTTTATGGAACAGCGCTTCGTCTCCAAGTCCGACGGCTTCATCTCGGCCGTCCTCCTGTGCAGGCAGAACATCACCCGGAGCACGCCCGAGGAGGTTTTGCAGCACATCTGCAAGAGGAAG gtgGAATGTCCTGAGATCACAGAGGACCTTCAGCACTGGATCAATTTCATCTCCGCTAGCAGTCAGGCGCTGAGAGCCGAATGCGGCTTAGACGAGAAGACCAAGTGA
- the them6 gene encoding protein THEM6-like isoform X2, with product MLAILLILFCFLDVWYYLRFAAVLLRAWFLSPVFDITAEQALGGHVLLHDIDMCHMNNARYLRECDFSRISLYARNGVLKATRALGATMVVGATTVRYRRPLCVGEKFELRTRIVTWDEKAFYLEQRFVSNKDGMVAAVMFCKQNVVRSSPDKILQHLCKRKVEVPEFPEELQHWISFITASSQALKAESGLEKKGE from the exons ATGTTGGCCATCCTGCTGATCCTCTTCTGCTTCTTGGATGTGTGGTACTACCTTCGCTTTGCGGCCGTCCTACTCCGAGCCTGGTTTCTCTCTCCGGTGTTTGACATCACGGCGGAGCAGGCCCTCGGAGGCCACGTGCTTCTCCACGACATCGACATGTGCCACATGAACAACGCACGCTACCTGCGCGAGTGCGACTTCTCCCGCATCTCCCTGTACGCCCGAAACGGCGTCCTGAAGGCCACGAGGGCCCTGGGGGCCACCATGGTGGTGGGCGCCACCACCGTGCGCTACAGACGGCCCCTGTGCGTGGGCGAAAAGTTCGAGCTGCGCACGCGTATCGTCACATGGGACGAGAAGGCGTTCTATCTCGAGCAGCGCTTCGTGTCCAATAAGGATGGAATGGTGGCAGCCGTGATGTTCTGCAAACAGAACGTGGTGCGGAGCAGCCCAGATAAAATCCTCCAGCACCTCTGCAAGAGGAAG GTTGAAGTTCCCGAGTTTCCAGAGGAGCTGCAGCACTGGATCAGCTTCATAACAGCAAGCAGCCAGGCTTTAAAGGCCGAGAGCGGACTGGAGAAGAAAGGCGAATGA